CGCCTTCACCAACTTTTACACTGTTGCCAATTACACAGTTGCCTACAACAACGCCTTTGGCAATAAAGCAATTACTGCCTATTATAACCCGTTCATTTATTTCGGCACCTTCTTCTATGGTAGTACCTTCTCCAACTATAAAACTTTTGGCGCCCGATATAACCTTTCTGCCGCTTATGCTAAGGTTTATTTTACCTTCTAAAATATCGTAATGGCCGGTACGGTATTCGTCTAAATTGCCAATATCTTTCCAGTAACCGCCTGCGGTATGACCATAAAGCCCTTTACCTTGCAAAAGAAGCGATGGGTATAAATCTTTTGAGAAATCAAATGGTTTCTCATCCGGTATCTCTTCTAATACTTTCGGCTCTAAAATGTAAATGCCAGTATTTATTGTGTCAGAAAAAACTTCACCCCAAGAGGGTTTTTCTAAAAATCTTTCAATTTTGCCATCTGGCTGCGTTATTACAACACCGTACTGCAAAGGGTTTGCAACACGGGTAAGCACCATGGTGGCAACAGCATTTTTTTTCTTATGATAATCAAGCGCCTCGGTGATATCTATGTCCGTTAAAACATCGCCTGAAATAACAATAAATGTGTCTTTTAAGTGGTCTTTCGCGCAACGCACACTGCCGGCAGTTCCCAAATCTGCTTTTGGGGTTATGTATTTTAGTTTTACCCCAAACTCAGAACCATCGCCAAAGTAGTCAGTAATAACATCTGGCTGATAGTAAAGCATCATTACAATGTCTGTAATTTGGTGTTTTTTTAGAAGGTTTATAATGTGATAAAGGATTGGCCTGTTTGCTACAGGTACCATGGGCTTTGGGAGATTACAGCTTAAAGGTCTTAACCGTGTTCCAAAACCACCGGCCATAATTACGGCTTGCATAACTTTCTCCTGGTATAATATTCATTATACCTTTTGTTTCCAAAATTGCATTTTGATATATTTTTTCAGTTAACGGATCTATTTGTTCCATCCGTGTAGTCAAGACATCCTGAATCTTACAGAATGTCTATAAGAAATTATTGTGATAAAAAATGCTAATTGATGGTACAAAATTCGCCATCAAAAGGCAAGATTATTGTTTTATGGGTAATTTGTTCTTTAAGTCGGAGATTTTTGTTTTTTTGCCACAACTGCCCAAATTAATTTTGACTACTGAAAATCAAAGTCGCGGGGCTATCCTGTCAGCCTCGGGCTGACGCCCCCGTAATACTTTTCTTTGCATGCCCAAAGTTACACCCAGAGTTTACAATAGGATGCGGGATTCGACAAACGATGCCGGACTTTTTCTTCCTCAAAAAAGCTCGACCGATGTTCACACATCGCTCTCTCTTTTTGAGTTGAAAAACCCTCGGCCTCGCTCGTCTCGGTCCACACACCTATTGCAAAATCTGGGTTGAAGTAACCAAAAGAAATGCACCCACGGTGGCTATTCACTCACATTTTTTTGGCGGCTGCGGAACTCGCCTCGCCACTTTGTGGCGGGCTCAGGCAGTCCTCACCGAAAACTCCACAAAAATGCTCGTTCATTATCAGCCAAAGTGGGGATAAAGTTAGTAAGGCAAAAAATTTGTCACCTCGACGAGTGAAGTGAGGCAGGATAGCCCCGCCATTATTTTCTATCTATAAGTGCTTGTATTCGCATAAGCACAGGAGGGTGGGTGTAGTCAAATAATACTTTAACACTGTGGGGTGTGAGGTTTGAAAGGTTATCCACGCTAAGTTTTTTTAAGGCGTTTAGCATATCACTACTGTTTCCAACACTACTTGCAGCAAAGGCATCGGCTTCGTACTCATGTTTTCTTGAAAAGTAATTACTAATCGCAGAAAAAAACAAATTAATAACAGGATAAAGGATCATAAATGCAAATAACCCCGCATAAATAGAATAGGTTTTAACATTCAATGCGTATGAGAAATTTTCATTTGTTGCGAAATACCCTGCTAAAAAAAGACCAATAGCGGAAAATATAAGTGATAGGGCAAACTGTTTTATAATATGTCGTTTTTTGTAATGCCCAATCTCATGTGCAAGTATGGAAACAATTTCAGTTGTTGTGTGTTTTGCAATTAGAGTGTCAAAAAGAGCAATTTTTCTAAATCTGCCAAAACCTGTAAAAAAAGCGTTTGTTTTAGCCGACCGGCGCGAGCCGTCCATTTTGTAAATTCCCTGCATTTTAAAGTTTTCTGATTTTGCAAAATTTAACACTGCGTTTTTTAACTCTCCCTCTTCTAATGGAATAAATTTATTAAATAACGGCATAATTAACGCAGGCCAGATATATATAAGCAGAACCTCAAAAATAAGCATAAATACCCAGCATAAAATCCAGCCGGAAAAACCAAATTTTTGAAAAATATAAAGTACACCAAAAAGCAATATAGCTCCTAAAACTGTTTGAAGAATAAAGCTCTTAATGAAATCTCCAATAAAAGTTCGTGCGTTCATTTTATTAAAACCATACTTTTCCTCTAAGACAAAAACCTTGTATAGTGAAAATGGCAAACTTAACAACTCTGAAATTAAAAAAATTATCCCAAAGAAAATTAAACCGGTTAATATTGGATTTAAGGCAAAACCTCTTGCCATAATATCTATTTTTTCAAAAAAACCAAACATTAACGCTAAAACAGTAATAACTCCCATAAAAACTGTGTTAAATACTGTAAACTTTGTGTTGTCTTTAAGGTAACCTTGAGCTTTCGCGTAGCGCTCATTATCATAAACACCAATAAATTCATCGGGCACTTCTTTTTTTAGCGCAGAGATGTTTAGCGCTTCAACAAGTAAGCGCACAATCAAAGATAAAACTATTGAACTTATAATCACCACTGTAAAAATAGACATATTTTCTCCAGTTAAAATAAAAAAGCACCGCCTCAGGTTTCTTGAGACAGTGCCTTATAAACTACCTATTAAAGCGCAACATGCTTAACACTTGTTATACCCGGGAGTGTTGCAATTTGTTTTATAACATCTGCCTCTACACAGCTGTCTATGCTAATTATGGTTGTTGCTTCCCCGCCCGACTGCGTTCTGCCAACCTGCATACCTGCTATATTGATGTTACTCTTACCCAAAAATGTACCAATTTGACCTATAATACCTGGTTTATCTACATTTTTTACCAAAAGCAAGCAACCAGAAAGTGGTATATCTACGCTTACGCCGTCAACAATAACAAGGCGCGCCATTTTGCTGCCAAATATAGTGCCAGATGCTTTAAGTGTACCTTTTTGTGTTGACACGCTTGCGCTTACAAGCTCTGTGTAATCATCCGAAACATCTGTTTTAAGTTCTTTTATTTTTATACCCCTTTCTTTTGCAAGCAAAGGAGCATTTACAAAGTTAACTTCTATGTCTAACATTGGAGATAGCAGGCCTTTTAAATAAGCTACAAGCAGCGGGTTCGTATTTAATTTGCTTATGGTTCCTGCGTATTCAAGCTCAACTTCTACAACCCCGCCGCTAACAAGCTGGCTTTGAAATGAACCAAGCTTTTCGCAAAGCGCTATGTATGGTTCAATCTGTTTATATTCTTCCCAGTTGACAGTTGGCACATTTACGGCATTTCTAATAAGGCCTTTTGTAAAAAAATCAACAAGCACTTCGCCAAGTTCTTGCGCAATTTTTACCTGTGCCTCTTCAGTTGACGCGGCAAGATGCGGCGTTACAACTGTGTTCTCGCATTCAATTATAGTCCAGTCAACCGGCGGTTCTTTTGCAAATACATCTATGGCGGCACCTCTTACATGACCATCTTTTATGGACTGGGCGAGAGCTTTTTCATCTATAATTCCACCTCTGGCACAATTTACAATTCTAACGCCTTTTTTCATTTTTTTAAGTGCTTCAGCGTTGATCATATTTCTTGTGCTGTCATTAAGCGGAGAATGAATTGAAATATAATCGGCCTCGGCGTAAATTTCTTCGGGTGTTTTTATTTCTATACCTAAACTTTTGCCAAATTCTTCAGTTACAAAAGGGTCATACGCCACAATTCTCATACCAAA
This Endomicrobiales bacterium DNA region includes the following protein-coding sequences:
- a CDS encoding M48 family metallopeptidase, which encodes MSIFTVVIISSIVLSLIVRLLVEALNISALKKEVPDEFIGVYDNERYAKAQGYLKDNTKFTVFNTVFMGVITVLALMFGFFEKIDIMARGFALNPILTGLIFFGIIFLISELLSLPFSLYKVFVLEEKYGFNKMNARTFIGDFIKSFILQTVLGAILLFGVLYIFQKFGFSGWILCWVFMLIFEVLLIYIWPALIMPLFNKFIPLEEGELKNAVLNFAKSENFKMQGIYKMDGSRRSAKTNAFFTGFGRFRKIALFDTLIAKHTTTEIVSILAHEIGHYKKRHIIKQFALSLIFSAIGLFLAGYFATNENFSYALNVKTYSIYAGLFAFMILYPVINLFFSAISNYFSRKHEYEADAFAASSVGNSSDMLNALKKLSVDNLSNLTPHSVKVLFDYTHPPVLMRIQALIDRK
- the serA gene encoding phosphoglycerate dehydrogenase, with translation MFKILMTYDSTEGLEKVLENKNFAIEIHAKPTPEQFKELIANYDGLLIRSEVKVTAEIIGAAKKLKFIGRAGTGVDNIDIMAATQKGIVVANVPGGNTISAAEHTIGLIMAMARNIPQAHALLKNKEWKREKFMGTELYGKTLGLIGLGRIGREVSHRMRSFGMRIVAYDPFVTEEFGKSLGIEIKTPEEIYAEADYISIHSPLNDSTRNMINAEALKKMKKGVRIVNCARGGIIDEKALAQSIKDGHVRGAAIDVFAKEPPVDWTIIECENTVVTPHLAASTEEAQVKIAQELGEVLVDFFTKGLIRNAVNVPTVNWEEYKQIEPYIALCEKLGSFQSQLVSGGVVEVELEYAGTISKLNTNPLLVAYLKGLLSPMLDIEVNFVNAPLLAKERGIKIKELKTDVSDDYTELVSASVSTQKGTLKASGTIFGSKMARLVIVDGVSVDIPLSGCLLLVKNVDKPGIIGQIGTFLGKSNINIAGMQVGRTQSGGEATTIISIDSCVEADVIKQIATLPGITSVKHVAL